The DNA window GGCCGCAAGCCAGCAGCCAGAACGCCCAGCTCAGGCGTAGAAGCGTCCGCCTCGTAAACCTGAGGCTGACCGTGAGAGCCCGCTTCCCCATCCTTGCCAGAGGGGACAGAGTCGCTCGCGAGCCTTGTAGATCGGATTGATGGATTCGCAGTCCTGACTGACTCATTGCATCCTCGGTCTCTAAACACAACTGCTTGGACAACATCGAAACGCGCTCGATCAGAAGACCAGAATCTGCTGCAGCAACCGCACCAGCGGATTCTGCCGCCTTGTATAGTCGTTCACGATTCCTCTGCCTTTGACTTCCAGTTCCAGGCTCGAGATCGCCGTCGACTTGACCTGGTTCTCCTGCGAGATGTCCTCCGGCCGAACCAGGCCGCGAAGGATAATCGTCTGCGTCTGCTGCGAGAACTCCACCTGCCGCGCGGCTTCGATCACCAACATTCCGTTGGGCAGCACCTCGATCACCTGGCCGCCGAAGGTAGTTGTCAAACTGGAGTTGGTCGCGCTTGCACCCGATGCGTTCAGAGAGTTTGATGAGGTCTGACTCAGCAGGTTCTGCAATGCGTTGCCGGCATGAAGAGCTCCGATCAGGCTCGATACAGAGGAGTTTGCCGCCGACGCCCGCTGGTTCTTCACCGTGCCGTCGGTCTCGGCAGCAAGATTCTCGGCCACCACGACCTGGATCAGGTCGTTGGGTCGCATCGCCCGTACATCCGTATTCAGTCGCGTCAGTCTTCCTGACTCGCTCCAGATCGCCCCTGCCGCAGGCTGCGCGCTCGATGTCTCCCGGCGCAGCCGCTCGACATAGGCGTTCAGGGAGTTTACGGCGATATTCGGACTCGCGGGGACGATCTTTTTCAGGAGCGTCCGCTTTACCGGCGGAGGCGCAGGCGCGACAATCGGAGTTATTGCAGGTATCTCAGAGTAGCCAGGATCGCTCTTCGGATCAGGCAGGCTCCGTGCCGCCACTGGATAGGGTGGCGGAGGATCTGTAGCCGTAGCCGCGGCGGGCGCTGTGGCAGGTGCCCCCGCCGGCGGCGCAGCCTGTGTTGCAGCGGTCGCGGCGAGCGCTGAGGCTGAAGGCCTGCTCAGAGGCCGTGGCGCAATCCTTTGCGATGTTGCTGGCCGAACGGGAGTGGGTGCTACAGTCCTCGGCGCTGTTCCAGAAACCGGAGCGGCCGCTTGTTCTGCTGCCTGTCCCGTCGCCACAGCTGAACCTGGAGTGGCGGGGGCAACAGCCGGCGGCGGCACAGTCTGCGAGAGTGCTACCGCTGCCATCAGCCACCAGGCCACAAAGCAGGCCCGAACGATCCACCCACTGCTGCCTTCATCCGAGAGTATCTTCACTGCGTCATCTCCACATCTCCAGGCCCATGTACGACACCGACCACGCGCCAACCCGTATCGCCGTCCACCCCAGAGCTCGGAATTCTGAGCTTTACCTCTTCGCCCGCTGCCGCGCTTCCCTCCGCGATCGCACTCATCTCAATCCGGACATTCCTCTCGGTCTTCCAGAGCCTCACCCGGTCGCCGTAGTGAACCAGCGCAAGGTATGGCTTGGGAGGAGCTACCGTTTCAACAGGCCTTGCCACGACCGTGGTTCCACCGACCACCTCCACCGGCCCTACTGTGTCCATGCGCTCCGACCACAACGGATACTCGGGATGTTCCACATCTTCGAGCACCGCCCAGTTCTGCTTCAGCACCGCGTCCCACCGGACCTCTCGTAGCCGCATGCCGCGCAACTGCGCACGCGCCATAATCGCGGCGAGTGGAGCAGGCTTCGCGTGGGAGGGAACCAGTCCCGCCCCACCCAACTCTCCTGCAAGGCCCGGCGCGCAACAACAGAAGAGCGCGGTACAGCAGGCGAATTGGATGACATATTTCATTTCGTTACCGGATCAACCCGTTGATCTGCGAGTACATGTCATCAGCCGTGCGAATCACCTTCGAGTTGCTCTCGTAGGCCCGCTGCGCCAGAATCATCTGCACAAACTCCGTCACTACATCCACGTTCGAGTTCTCGAGATATGCCTGCTGCAGCGTCCCCATGCCTGTGTTCCCGCCCGGGTTATCGGTGATGGCGTTGCCCGACGAGGTCGAAGGCTGGAAGAGGTTGCTGCCCAACGAATTCAAGCCCCCGGGATTGGGAAAAGTCGCCAGCTGAATCTGTCCCAACTGGCTCGATGTCGTCTGGCCGGGCAGCGTCGCCGTCACCACGCCATAGGGAGAGATCGTCACCGACGTCGCATTCGACGGGATCGTGAGCGAAGGAATCAGAGGATTTCCATTGGGGTCGACGACATTGCCAACGTTCGTCAGCGTGAAGTTTCCGGCGCGGGTATAGGCGAGCGTTCCATTCGGCAACTGCACCTGAAAGAACCCTGTGCCCGAGATCGCCAGGTCATACTGATTACCAGTCTGGTTGAACTCGCCCTGGGTCATAATCACCTCGCTGGTGATCGCCCTTGTCCCCAGTCCAATCTGCAGGCCTGCCGATGTCGTCTGTTGGCTCGAAGCCGACCCCGGTGCCACCAGGTTCTGATAGACCATGTCCTGAAACTGCAGCCGGCGCTGGCGGAACCCTGCAGTGGCGGAGTTCGCCAGATTGTTCGCCACCGTATCCAGGTTCAACTGCTGGGCGTCCATGCCGCTCGCCGCGGTGTACATAGCTCGAATCATTGCTTCTCCCCTTATTCCCGTCTTTCTATTCCCTTGGCCCTACTCTCTGTTCCCTGCCCTTCAGACCTTGCCCAGCTCCTCAGCCGCGGGCTTATCGAACTCCGTGTAGAAGACGCTCAGAGCCCGCTGCATCATCTCGGTCTGCCGCTGCACCAGCACCAGCTGCATCGACCCCTGAATGGCGTTCTGGTTTGATCCCTCAACCGCACCCTGCCGAATCGTTGCGCTCCCAACGACTGGAACGGTGCCCGCCGGCGCTTTGAGCCGATTGGTCCCCTCGGCCTTCAAAATCTTTTTGTCAGGAAAGGTGAAGATGCCGATCTGGCCGACGATGGTATTGCCCTCCGGCGTCGTGACCGATACAGTCCCATTCGAAGAGACCGCTACAGTCCCCGTTGGAATCTGTATGGGCTGGCCGAGCGGATCATTGACCGGCTCGCCCTCAGCATCCTGCAGCACACCGGTCGCAGAACGTGAGAAGCTGCCATCACGCGTGTAGAGCACGCCACGCGGTGTCTGAAGAGCGAAGAACCCATCGCCTTCAAGCCCCAGGTCCAGGGAGTTTCCCGTCTCCGTCAATTGCCCTTGGCTGAAGTCAAGCGCATTGCCGCCAAGCACACCAAAGTCGTTGACCGATGAGCCAACCTGCGAATCACCCTCGAGCCCGCCGAGGTTGTCCACGAGCACCCCGCGGAACAGACCCTTCTCTGCCCGAAACCCCCCGGTTCCCAAATTGGCCAGATTGTTGGCCGCCGTATCGAGCGCCTGGGTGCGCGAGAGTAACGCCGTATATGCCGCATAGAGCCCGCTGTCCATGCCAGGTGATGATGCAAGCGCGTGGCCGAATTCTCTGCCGAACCCGTTAGAGCGGACTAAGCAGAGGGTCACTATTCCGCGATTCAGCCTAACCGCTCCTGCATCTTGACTTGGCCCAACGGGAGGGATCGGCATCCAGGATGCGAGTCGTTACTGATGTAATCGAACCGCGTGACCGTCGGTTGCGAATCGCCGCATCTGTGACCTTTATCTGAAGCCCGGCAAGCTAAGGTTGCGTCAACTCACCACATCGAAAAACTGGGCCCTCGAACCTCCATCTATCTCAGCGGAGACGATTATGTCCAATGTCAGTTCAATCACCCGTCTGCGTTTTCGCCAGATTCGATTTCTTGCGAAGACACTTGAACACCTCTCCTGCCATCACCAATCCCGCAAAATCCTTGCAGCTCTTGGAAGCAATTCTTTGCTCGATCAATCCCTGTCGGGTTTCCGGCGGACGTTTCCATCCTTTGAAGAAGCACGTCGTCAAGCGAGCAAGTATGGAGTTCCCTCGCATGAACACCCAGGCAACATCAGCATTCACACCTACCGCACCGAAGAGGTTCGTCCCAGCGACTACCCAATCCTGTTCCACATGCAGCGGCTCATGGGAGAGGTCAACTCCGTGCTCGATATCGGCGGCAGCATTGGCAATCTCTTCTACTGCTATTCAAAGTATCTTTCCTATCCCCCGGGGATGACCTGGACGGTCTTTGAGGTGCCCGCGACAGTAGCCGCCGGCACTCGCGTGGCACACCAGCGAAACGAACACCGCCTTCGCTTCGTCGAGCGAATCCAGGACTGCGATGCCGTAGATGCTGTGATCATCTCGGGGGCGCTGCATTACTTCGAACAACTTCCGCCGGCCCTGATGGAGGGCCTCCGCCGTCAACCGCGCCATATCTTCATCAACCGTACACCTGTGATCAACGGGCCTTCGGTATTCACCATCCAGGACCACGAACAGTATTTCGCCATCTCTCCAGCCCGGGTCCTCTCTCGCGACGCGCTCTTGCAGGCGATGGGCGAGGCCGGGTACGAACTGGTCGACGAATGGAAGGCTAACGAACTCAAGCTACATATCCCCCTTCATCCGGAGGCGTCCGTCTCCGCCTACTCTGGCTTCTACTTCCGGATGAAGCAATCCGGCACCGCCCGGCACCCCCGACCGAATCGGCAGATTCTGAAGCGCGCCCTGAGCACCCGTCGCGCGTCGCGCAGAATGGCGGGAGTAGCCGCACACTCTGGTTAAAACAGCTCGGGCGGCCGTAAAGGCCGCCCGGCACTTCAATCGGAATAGCTGTCTACTTCACAACGGACTGGAACAACGGCGATCCAAGCAGGCTGGAGAACTGGCTGTCCGTCGAAGAGTACGAGACCGTCAGCGTTCCGGAGTTGGAATCGATCGTCGTCTCGTCGAGTGCCTGCTTCTCCAGCGGCGATCCCTGCGTCTTGCGCAGCAGCGATACGCCCTTCATCAGGGTCGCGGCGGTCGCTCCGGTCAACGTGTCAGACATCACCACAGCCATGTCGAACTTCACGCCGTTTGAGAAGTCCATCGTGTACCGAGAGCTCTTCATCCGGTCGCGGACCGTGTCGTAGTCCGTCAACTGGGCAGCATCGCCCAGCACGCTGCGCATCATGGTCTGCGTGCCCTTCGCGTCCAGAAGGCTCCAGACCGCCTTCGAATCGACGGCACCCATCTCGTTGACCATGTCGCTGTCTGCGAGGAAGTTCTGCTGCAGGCCATCGCGCGCATCAAGGGCCGCATCGATGGACTTCTTGTCGCCGAAGATCATCGTCGTCTGGTTCAGAAACACCACATCAAAACCAGCCGAACCCATGGGATACACGGTGTTATTCCGTACCACGCGGGTCTTCACTTTGTCCTTCGCAAACTTGGCCAGGATTGAGCGGGTCTGAAACTGTCCCTGCGCAATTCCCAGGATGCGGGCCGAATCCGCATTTGGTCCGGTGCGGAACGCTGCGAAGCAGAGAATATCGGCGTCCTGGTCGACCTTCAGCCCGGAAGACTTGAGCGCCGTCTCCAGCCGCTTCAGCTCCGGTGGAAGGACGCGATCTTTCAGGTTCATGGCTGCGGGAGAGTTCTGCATCGCCCGATAGTCAACCACGATCAACTGCTGCACATCCTTGGGAATGGCGGACTTTGCATCATTGCTCAACTGCGCGGCCCGGGCGACAACGGGTGACATCACCAGAACAGCTGTAACTGCGGCTACGGCCAGACCCTTGGCAACATCGGGAATCAAACTCTTCAACTTGGAATTCACGGGTAAATCTCCTGATCTCGTTCGCAACGGGGCGACAACCTGATTGTCTCTATCTGATACGTCGAATGCAAGCTGTTGGATCATGGCGAGCGACCTGAAGCCGGTCGGAATCGTTGCCATTCGATTCCCTCAATCCTCAACTAGCTAGACCGCAGGCCACTCCAACGGTCGATGCAGCTTTCTTTCCAATACTTTCTGTTCTGCATCGAACCCTACGGTTTGACGCACCCAATCGGAATCCGGCTCAAACGCAGCTTCGGGAATCAGCCCGATCAGCTCCCCATCCGAGACTTCAACCCCGTGCCGCCGCGCAATCGCGCTCACTGCGGCATGGACCTGGCCCATCGGCGTCAACTGGTAGTCGGTGATGTTCATGCTGATCTGAGCTCGACCGTCAGCCATCACCCCGATGGCCTTCACCCCCGGCAGGCCACCGTTCGATACTCTGAGGTCGCGGATATCCCGCGCAATCGCCCTCGCCGAAGCAATTTCGGTTTGCTGGGGCAGAATGGGCGCGCTGCCCCCATTAATTTTGCCTGGTTGCCGGATGTAGACGTTATAAGCAATCAGGAAGTTACGGGCTCCCACGGCGCTTGCTCCGGCTTTGGAGTGCAGTTCGGGACCGCCGACGTCCGGACGGCGCATCGCATCGCGGAGCGCCGCCTCACGCAGCCCTTCGAACTGCCCACGCCGGACATCTTCTAACTGCACCCGGTCGGGACGGGTCGCAGCGGCACCGTAAAAATAGACAGGGACACCGTATCTCCGCCATATCTGCAGCCCCGCCTGACGGGCAAGCATGGCGCACTCCGCCACCGAGATTCCACTCACCGGCACAAACGGCACAACGTCGGCTGCACCGATTCGCGGATGCACTCCGCTCTGCTGGGTGAGATCGATCAACTGCGCGGCTCTGCCCACAGCGCGTACCGCGGCTTCCACCACGGCTTCCGGGCTTCCCGCAATCGTCACCACGGAACGGTTATGTGCCGCGTCGCGCGACCAGTCCAGCAGACGCACGCCGTCGACCCTCATTGAGGCAACGATGGCGCGGACCTTGTCCTCGTCCATTCCTTCGGAAAAGTTTGGAACACACTCGATGATCGATTCGGCGTTCATTCGCGCAGTACCATTTCAGACTCAACTACTTCCAGAACGTATACCCAATGTTGAACTGCACGCTGGCATTTACGCCGGGGTTCTTGTCCCCAAGGGATGCGCTTGAAATATGAACTGCGTTCGCACCGAAGTCAATCGATCGCGTCGGCGACAGGAAATAATGAAGCCCTACTCCGCCCTGGGGAGTGAAGTTCCACACACTGGCGTCGGTGTTCGGCCCGTCGTTGGTCAGGTTGAGCGTTGGCGATCCAAACGCAGGGTACTTGTGGTCAGTCCACAAGAGACCGCCCGCAGCCTGCGCCCAGGGAACGAGTCGGCCATGACCGGTAAAGTTCCAGCGCAGAATGATCGGTGTAAGGGTAACGCCGGTGAACGTCCCACCCACCGTGTAGTAAGGCGAACAGGTAATCCCACCGAGCAGCGGACCTGCCACGCATTTTGCCCGTTCAAACTTTGGCGTATACGACTGCCAATAGGGAAATAGCTCCATCGCATACTCGAAGTTCCCCCGGAGAAGGCCCGTTTTGTCATGGCTGTACAGAACCTTGCCCGCATGGACTCCGGCCATGATGAACTTGAAGCCGTCCCGGTTTTCTGTAAGACCCAGCCCCCCCTGCACGATCGCGCCATATTCAATGGGCATTCCCCGCATCTCGAAGCGGTTCTTCGCCGCGGCCACGCTATTCCCGCCGCCACCTGCCCCGGCTGTAAGCCCGCTGACCGCTTCACCAGAGCCTGCATCATTGGTGGAGTACTGCAACTCCTGGGCGAAGATCGCCGGCCAGGACACTCCAAGGAGGAAACCTAACGCAAGCATACTCAAAACGGTCGATCTCACAGCAAGCTTCATGTGTTCTCCACTTTCAGGTTTGGCTCGTCTCTAAGCATAATCGCGTGCAGTAAAAAGCCGCCGAGACCCGGCGGCTTTTCAGGAAATCTCCGCCCTGCTCAACCCGCTGCGACAGCCTGGCTCTCCATATCGAAGTTCGAGTAGACGTTCTGCGCGTCATCCAGGTCCTCGAGCGTCTCCAGCAGTCGCATCATCTGATTCGCCGGCGCGCCCTCAAGCTTCGTGTAGGTCGATGAAATCATCGTGACCTCGGCATGTTCCGGCGTAATCTTCGCGGCCTTTAGAGCGTTCGTCACGTTCTCGAACTCCTTCGGATCGCAAAGAATCTCCCAGTTGTCGCCTTCGTCTGAGAGATCGTCAGCACCCGCGTCGAGCACGATCTCCGTCAACTTGTCTTCAGAGACGGCATCCTTGGCAACGACAATGACGCCCTTCTTCGTGAACATCCACGAGACCGAGTTCGATTCGCCCAGGTTTCCGCCATTTTTCGAGAAGGCATGACGAATCTCGCTCACCGCGCGGTTCTTGTTGTCCGTCAGCACGTCGACGATGACTGCCACTCCGCCGGGCCCATAGCCCTCGTAGGTGATCTCTTCGTAGTTGACGCCCTCAAGTTCGCCAGTACCGCGCTGAATCGCCCGCTTGATGTTGTCCGCAGGCATGTTCTCAGCCTTGGCCGCGGCGATCGCCCCGCGTAGTCGCGGATTGCCGTCAGGATCTCCGCCGCCGGTCTTCGCCGCGATGGTGACTTCCTTGATCAGACGGGTAAAAATCTTGCCGCGCTTGGCGTCGAGCGCGCCCTTCTTATGCTTGATTGTCGCCCATTTTGAATGGCCTGACATAGTTCAACCTCTTCTGCTGAAACTTCGGAAATTCGCACCGGCCGCTGCTCTCCGCAACCCGCGTTCGACTTTCGATAGTAGCATTTGCACCTTCCCCGAGTCACGGAGCAAGCGTTCTTAAACGGTCTCCCCCCCCATCAGCTCGGCCACCGTCTCCCGCCGCCTCACCAACCGTGCCTGTCGACCCTCCACCAGCACCTCCGCCGGCCTCACTCGCGAGTTATAGTTCGATGCCAGCGACATCCCGTAAGCCCCTGCATCCTCGACCAGGACAAGCTCACCCGGCTTCACCGCGGGCATCGCGCGGTCATGCGCGAAGAAGTCGCCCGACTCGCACACCGGCCCCACCACATCGACTTTCCCTGCGTCTTTGCCCTGCTTCACCGGCAGAATCTCGTGGTGGGCTCGGTAAAGCGACGGCCGGATCAGGTCGTTCATCCCCGCGTCCGTAATGACGAAGGTCTTCGCCCCATTTTTCTTTACATACAGCACCTGTGTCAGCAGGCCTCCCGCCTGGCCAACGAGGAACCTCCCCGGCTCCAACAGGAGATGAAGATCAAGGCCCTCAATCACGCCGCCTAAAGCAGCCGCATAACGGGCGACCTCCGCCGCCGGATCAAAGTCCGCCTGCGAGTAGTCGATCCCAAGCCCTCCGCCGGCATCAATGTAGCGGATGTTATGCCCATCCGCCCGCAGCTCCGCAATCAACGACGTGACCCGGTCCATCGCCGCCGCGAAAGGCTCGACCGAACGTATCTGCGAGCCAATGTGGACGCTCACACCCGCCGCGTCGAGAGACCTATTCTTCGCGGCCTTCTTGTAGATCGCCCTCGCCAGGCCAATCGCGATTCCAAACTTATGCTCGCTCAGCCCGGTCGAGATATACGGATGAGTCTCCGCAAAGACATCCGGGTTCACGCGCAAGGCAAACCTCGCTCGCTTGCCCATCGCGGCGGCGCGCGCCGCCAATAGATGAAGCTCCGCCTCCGACTCCACATTGAAGATCAGAATTCCGGCCTTCAGCGCCGCATCAATCTCCCAGACCTGCTTGCCCACTCCGGAGAAGACAACCTTCTTCAGCGCTGGCTTCCAAGCCTTTCGGACTCGCTCCAACTCACCGCCAGAGACGATATCGAATCCCGCTCCCCGCTCTCCGAGCAGCTTCAGGATTGCGAGTGAGCTGTTCGCTTTTACCGAATAGCAGACAGTGTGCGTGTGCTCCTGAAAGGCAGCCTCGAAGAGCTCATAGCGGTAGCCAATCTGTTCGGCTGAGTAGACGTAAAGAGGAGTTCCAAACTGGTCCGCAAGCTTTCGGAGGTCGGCACCGTCGCAGAATAGCGCCTTCTTGTTATAGCGAAACGGACGGGCTTCGGGAGCGTGCACTTTCTTCTTCAATTGATTCAAACCGCCGAATTATCTCTTGAACTGTTTGCGGGAGCAGCCGCCGCCGGATAGGCTGCAGATTGGCTCGCGTTAGGTGGAAGGGCGTAGGCCCCCTCGGGGATGATGACCCATGCGGCCAGGTAGCAGAGGCCGCCAAATCCGCTGGTCACAAGAGCGAAGACCACGGTGATGATTCTCACCAGGCTGAGATCCCAACCGTATTGCAGCGCGAAGGCGGAACAAACTCCCGCGATCATGCGCGGATATCGAGGGCGCACAAGTTGCCGCGCAGGAGGCACGGGCTGAGCATAGTTGGCGTTCCCCGTTTGGGCACCTATCTGGGCTCCGCAGTTTGTGCAGAACCGCACTCCCGCCTCTGCTGTTCTTCCGCAACTAGGACAAAACATACGTCACCTCGGAATTCCTAATTCTGCCATACCTCGGGCAGCTTAGAAAGATACGCAGAGAGGCGAAGCGTCGTTCCATTCGGCCAAATCACTTGCCGGTGTATGGCTCCTTGAGGTACTTCCTTGCCATGTCCGCCTGGGATTGATCGCCACCACCGGCCGCGGCCATCGCATAAAGCTGCTTCGCGCGGTCCCGCTTGTGCAGCAGGTCAAACATCTCCCCGGCGTTCAACTGCGCCCGCTTCCTCAGCCAGTCGCTGCACTTCGGCTGCTGGGCGGCGTTCACATAGTCGTTCGCTGCATCGAAGATATCGTTCTGTCCACGCTCCGTGTCCGCCAGCCCAAACCAGACCATCTGTAGTCGCGCATCGGTAAAGTACCCGGGCTTCTGGGCATCGCCAAGGACCTGCTTGTAGATCGCGATGGCCCCCGGCCCGTTCCCCGCGTCCTTGGTCAGGTTTGCCTCTTCCAGCCGGAAGAGATAATCGTGCGGAAACTCCTCCGCGAGCCCGTGCTGCACCACGATCGCCTCCGGATACCGCGCGTCATGCCGCAGGAAGAGCGAGAGCACCGTCCGCGAGCTCACATTCGTGACGTAGCCATGCGCCGCTGCGTCACGAAGCATGTCCAGACCCTTCTCTTTGTTCCCACCCACGCCGACGATACCCACCATCACGCGAATCAGTCGGGGCAGGCTTGCCACGGCGAACTGCTGGATGCCGACGGCCATCTTCGCATCGGCATACTGCGGGTCGATCTTGAGGGCCTGTTCGCTGTCGCTCCTGGCCGCGTAACCCTGTCGCGCTGCGCTGGCAAAGCTGTGATCGACCAACGTGATGAACGCCGCATGCAATCCCTTTGCATACCCTCGAGCAAAGTAAGCGTCCTTGTCGCGTGAGTTGTCCCTGATGCGTTGGTCGCATATGCGTTCAACGCTATTGGTCAGGTCGTCGATCCGCTGTCGCGTCGCCGCGGGCACATCGACATTGCGCTTGGAACTCAGGAAGCTGTCGTGAGCGTAATACGTGGTGTCGAGAAGGTCCTGGTGGTAAAGCTCGCGAAAGATCACCACCGTCAGCACATAGTCCATCGCCATGGGATTCTGCGGATGGGCCTTCAACACGGTCTCAAAACGCTGCAGCGAACCCTCATAGTCCAGGTTGTAAAAGTGCTGAAATCCGTCCCGGACCATCGGGTCCAGGTTCAGCGGATCGGTGTGCAGATCCTCTGCAACCGTGCTCCGAGCCGTCATCACCAGCAGAAGGAATACGAAGATCCACCCAGAAGTCTTTCCCAACCCATGCCCCATAATCTTTATATTCTTCATAGTCCGAATGACGTACTCTAAGCTCCCGTGGCCGCACGGACCTCGCTAATGACTATACCGTTCTATGGAGCGCGGCACGTTCCGTACGATCATCCCGCATCAGGAGGCTGACCTCCGCATGACGAAGATCGAACTGATCCGGCTGCTCGTCGGCCAGGCGCGGGCCAATGGCTTCGAGTTCCGCAAGTGGTACACCAGCAAGCTGGGGCGACCATGGGTCGATGCAGAAACATCCATTGCTGAACTGGCGGCGGAGCGACGGTACTATGTGCTGCTCTTCTCTCATGAGTTTGCTTCGAACTTCTGGAAGGCGGGCGAGACCATTACCTTCCAGGTTCCCAAGCAGACCTTTCAGAGAAAGATGCCCGACGGCAGCATCGGCACGGTGAAGCGGAAGGCTTACGTCCGCCGCTCCGCGCGGGAGGATGTCTGGCGATATCACTTGCAGGAGCTCGCTATCGCGGAAGAACCACTCCGATATATGCGGCGCTATCTCCGTGTAGAAGAAGACCTCGACAGCGAACCAGACAGTGAGCCTATCTCGTAAATTTGTATTGTCGCCGGGGCGGACAGGATTCGTCAGACTCCGTGCTGTTTGCGGATGGCGACGATCTGTTTGATGTGATGCCTGCCGTGGGCGAGATGAAACTTCGACCACTGGTCGAAGTTCAGCGGACCGAGGATCATATGGTTCACCGCCCTGTGTCTGCTTCCAAACAATGTCTCCGCGGCCGCCAGCTTCTTGTTCATTGCTGAGAGCGCGAGTTCGATCTGCGTAAGGAGAATTCCCGCCGGTGCAGCCTCCTCGCCGACAGGTGCCCGCACGGCCTCCGGAGCGATGCGCCCACTCGGAAAGTATCCCACCCTGAGCACAAGGCATTGGGCGGCCCACTGCATCGGACTCACCTTCGCCTTGGTCGGCTGACCCTTTACGATCCTGGCCTCCATCGCCTTTTCGGTGGCGGCGT is part of the Granulicella aggregans genome and encodes:
- a CDS encoding tetratricopeptide repeat protein, with amino-acid sequence MKNIKIMGHGLGKTSGWIFVFLLLVMTARSTVAEDLHTDPLNLDPMVRDGFQHFYNLDYEGSLQRFETVLKAHPQNPMAMDYVLTVVIFRELYHQDLLDTTYYAHDSFLSSKRNVDVPAATRQRIDDLTNSVERICDQRIRDNSRDKDAYFARGYAKGLHAAFITLVDHSFASAARQGYAARSDSEQALKIDPQYADAKMAVGIQQFAVASLPRLIRVMVGIVGVGGNKEKGLDMLRDAAAHGYVTNVSSRTVLSLFLRHDARYPEAIVVQHGLAEEFPHDYLFRLEEANLTKDAGNGPGAIAIYKQVLGDAQKPGYFTDARLQMVWFGLADTERGQNDIFDAANDYVNAAQQPKCSDWLRKRAQLNAGEMFDLLHKRDRAKQLYAMAAAGGGDQSQADMARKYLKEPYTGK